The genomic stretch GGCGGAATCCCCGCACGCGCCGCGGCTGAGGTCCGAGTGCCTCGCGTCGCTCTGCGGCGCCCTCGTCCGGGATCCGGACGGGAACACCATCGAGGCCGTCCGTCATACGCCGTAGCCGGCCGCGCCGACAGCACCCCGGTCCGCGGGCTCCCCGGTGAGCCCGCGGACCTCGGCGTCTCCCCGCACCCAAGCGGAATTTCACCTTCCGCCAGTTCGACGCACGCCTGTACCAATCTGTGACACAAATATCCGTTTCTCCAGGCAACCGATCATGCGGGTCCAGCCGTCTGGATGGTCGGCGGTTGCCGACAACCGGCCCGGCGGTCCGACGACCGCACCGGCGGCCGGGGCGGTGCCCGCCACAGCCAGTTGTGTTGCTTTGGAGGGAACCCCACGTGCACGTCAGATCAGCCCGTCGCACAGTCCTGCTGTCCGCCGCCCTGGCGGGGGGCGCGCTGCTGACCGCGTGCGGAGCGGAGGGCGGCTCGCAGGCTTCGGACAAGCCGGCGGCGAAGGTGACCGTGACCCCGGCGGCCGGCAGCAAGTCGGCCGCGCTCGGCTCTCCGATATCCGTGAAGGTCAGCGGCGGCAGCCTCACCTCCGTCGAGGCCAAGGACGAGAAGGGGGAGAAGGTCGAGGGCCGGCTCTCCGGCGACGGCACGTCCTGGACCTCGAACGGCAAGGTCAAGCCGGCGACCACGTACACCGTGCACACCAAGACGAAGAACGGCGACGGCAAGGAGTCGGCCGCCGACGCGAGCTTCACCACCGAGAAGGCCGACAAGGTCAACAAGCTCACCAACACGCCGTCCAACGGGCAGACCGTCGGCACCGGCATGCCGATCTCGATCCTCTTCGACCACCCGGTCGCCAAGGACCAGCGCGCCGAGATCCAGAAGTCGCTCAAGGTCACCACGCAGCCGCAGGTGGAGGGCGCCTGGGGCTGGGTCAAGGACTGGTCCGGCAAGGACCGCATCGACTGGCGGCCGAAGGACTACTGGCCGTCCGGCACCAAGGTGTCCGTCAAGGGCGACCTGGGCGGCATCAACTCCGGCAAGGACGGCGGCTGGTTCGCGCGCGACTACGACTTCGGGTTCACCATCGGCCCGGACCACAAGGCCGTCATCGACGTCCCGTCGCACACGATGACCCTGCTGGAGGACGGCAAGCCCGTCGGCACGATCCGCGGTTCCGCCGGCTCGCCGCAGGACCCGACGCGCGGCGGTGTGCACACCGTACGCAGCAAGAACGCCGCCGAGACGATGGACTCCTCCACCATCGGCCACGGCAACGAGTGGATGCTGGACTCGAAGTGGGTGACGCATCTCACCGCGTCGGGCACCTTCCTGCACTCGGCGCCCTGGAACAAGTCGATCGGCGTGGTCAACAACAGCCACGGCTGCTTCGGCATGACCACCTCGGACGCCAAGCGGGCCTACGACTTCCTGACGATCGGCTCCACGGTCGAGGTGAAGAACACCACCAGCACCAAGAAGACCGACGTGGGCAACGGTCTGGAGGTCTGGCAGGAGACCTGGGAGCAGTGGCAGAAGCGGAGCGCCGTGAAGTAACCGTTACGGCGGTGGCGCCGCCCGGGCGCCATGGCGCCTGCATGTGCGAGCGTGTGGTGGGGCTCCCCCGGAGGCGGGGCGAGCCCCACCCGTGGTTGCGGACGTGTTCGGACCACACCCCCGTGCCGGTCCGAACTGTCCGCCCCGCGTCACACCAGAGTCTTTGACTCAGGTGTGAAGAATAGAGGCTCCGGGCGGAGCGTGCCAGCCCACGGGGGTGGGAGTGCCGATCCGTCCGGACGACCGGACCACTACAGTGGAAGTCTCACGTTTGGCCTTGAAGGGAGCGCGGCGCGATGGGGGACGAGGACCGCGGGCCGGTCAGCCTGGCCGAAAAGCTGGACCGGCTGTTCCAGGAACGAAGTCGTGAGCGGGGCAGAGCACTGTCCGCCAACGACGTCGCCACCGAGATCAACATCAGGGCCGGCGAGCAGGTGATCTCCGGCAACTACATCTGGCAGCTGCGCAAGGGCAAGCGGGACAACCCGACCAAGCGCCACATCGAGGCGCTGGCGGAGTACTTCGGCGTGCCGGCCGCGCACTTCCACGACCAGCAGGACACGGGTGCCGGCGGCGCGTCCGCCGACCGGTCCGGCCGGCCGCCGGAGCTGCTGGAGGCGATGCAGGACGCGGGGGTCATCGCGATGGCCGCGCGCTTCATGGACATGTCCGCCGAGTCCCGTACGGCCGTGCTGGAGATGATCGACCGGGTGCGGAAGCTGGAAGGGCTGCCGGATGTCGGCGGCACGACGGGCGGCCCGGCCGCCGATCCGGCCGGCAATCCGGGAGAAACCTGGCGTACCGCCCGCTGATCCATGACGCCGACCGCCTTACGCGCCGCGCCCTCCCCGGCCGCTTCCCCATCCCCCTTCCCGTCCGCTTCTCCGCCCGCCGACGGGCCGGGGGACCGGACGGCCGGGGCCGCGGCAGCCCGCGGGCCCGCACACGACCCCGCCGGGGAGGGGCCATCCCGCACTGCATGAGACTGGCACGTGTACCTTTCATGGCCGAGGCCGAAGGAGAGCACGCCATGAAGTTCACACGGCGCCCGGACCGTGTGCCGGCAGACTGTTCGGACCGGCTGCGGGGGCTGCACATCCCGCGCCCCTTCGAGCTGGGTGCCTTCCTGGACCGGCTCGCCGCACAGCGCGGCCGCCCGATCCATCTGGAACCCCAGGTCACCCCGCCCGCCGGGCCCTGCGGCCTGTGGATCGCCACCAGCCGGGCCGACTACGTCTTCTACGACGCGGCCACCACCGCGCTGCACCGCGACCACATCGTGCTGCACGAGGTCGGCCACATGCTCAGCGGCCACTCCAACCTGCTCTCCGGAGAGGTCGCGCAGACCCTGGTGCCCGACCTCGACCCCGGCTCGGTGGAATCCGTCCTCGGCCGCAGCCACTACAGCGACCAGGACGAGCAGGAAGCCGAGATGATCGCCTCGCTGATCCTGCGCCGCGCCGACCGTACCCCCGCCCGCCGACCGGCGACGTCCCAGCAGGCCGAGGTCCTCAGCCGCATGGACGACGTCTTCGGCTCACCGAAGCGACGGCAGAACTGAAGATGGTCAACGTTCTCTTCCTGTCCATAGCGGCCGTCCTGCTGCTGGCGGCCGCGTACAAGGCGCGGCCGCTGCTGCGCCGGCCGCGGCCGCGTGGCCTGGGCGCCCTGTGCGGTTTCCTGACCGGACTGGGCGCCTCTCTGGTGTTCCTGACGCCCGTCGTGGGTGACGCGCTGAGCGTCGTGTATCCGAAGCTGGGCCGGCTACTGGGCAACTGCAGCACGCTGGCCGCCGCCACCTGCATCTCGATCCTGCTGCTGCGCTTCAACGAGGAGCCGCCGGACGCGGACCGCAAGGCGCGCCACCGGCTCGTCACGCTGGGCGTCGTCCTGGTCGCGATGGCCGTCCTCTTCTTCTCCTCGCCGGTGGACGACGCCCCGGGCGCGCCCACCTTCGGCGAGCTGCCGCGCACCGAACCGCTGCTGAACATCTATGTGCTGGTGTTCACCGCGCACCTCGGCGCCGCGATCGTCGACCTGCTGCGCCAGTCCCTGCGCTACTCCCGGCACGCGCCGCGCACCAGCCTCCGGTACGGGCTGCGCGTCATCGCCTTCGGCTGCGCGCTGGGCATGGTCTACATCGGCTACAAGATCGTCCATGTGGTCGGGCTGTGGACCGACGCCGGCTGGCTGCCGCCCGAGCAGCTGTGCACCTCGCTGGTGACGCCCGCGACCTGCACGTTCAGCGTCGGTCTGCCCGCGATCTGCAGCCTGTTGCTCGTCATCGGCGTGCTGCTGCCCGCGATCGGCCCGGCGCTGGCCTGGCCCGTGCGGCGGATCCACCTGTGGCATCTGCACCGCGGCCTGCGCCCGCTGTGGGCCGCGCTGTCGGCGGCGGTGCCGGAGATCCGGCTCACCGCCACCGACCGGATGTACGCGGCGCCCGACGCCGAGTTCCGCCTCTACCGGCGGGTCATCGAGATACGCGACGGCATGCTGGCGCTGCGCCCGCACCGCAGCGACGAGGTCCGGCGCGCCGCCGAGCAGCGGCTGCGCGCCGCCGGGGCGGACGCGCGGGAGCTGGACGCCGGGGTCGAGGCGGCGGTGCTGGCGGCGGCGCTGGAGTCGCGGCGCGGCGGGCGCGCGCCCGAGCACGCGGTCAGCGCCGAGGACGCCACGCTGACCCGCCCCGAGCTGACCAACCTGATCGACGAGGCCCGCTGGCTGCGCCGGGTCTCGCACGCCTTCGTGGCGTCCGGCGCGGGCCCCGCGCCGGCGCCGGAGTCCCGGCCCGCCGCAGGAATCTGAGGTCACCCGTGAGCCACCCCATGGAGTCACCGGAGTTCTTCCGCGACCCGTACCCGCTGCTCGCCGCGCTGCGCGCGCGGGGCCCGGTCCAGCGGGTACGGTCCGGGCCGCACGGCGCGACCTGGCTGGTCACCGGCTGGGCCGAGGCCCGCAGCGCGCTGGCGGAGCCCCGGCTCTCCAAAAACACCACCCGCTACTTCGCCGACAAGCCGTCCAAGCGCAACCTGGCCCCCGCCGTCAGCGCCACCATGCTGGCCACCGACCCGCCGGACCACACCCGGCTGCGCCGCCTGGCCGTCAAGGCGTTCACCCCGGCGGCGGTGGCCCGCCTGGAGCCGCGGGTGGCGGCGATCACGGACGGCCTGCTGGAGGCGATGGCCGTACGCGGTGACACGGCGGACCTCGTCGAGGACTTCGCCGTACCGCTGCCCATCGAGGTCATCGGCGACCTGCTCGGCGTCCCCCGCGAGGACCGCCCGGCGCTGCGCCGCTGGTCCAACGACCTCTTCGCGGCCGGTGCCCCGGACACCATCGACGCGGCCTCGCACGCCATCAGCGACTACATGGCGGAGCTGATCGCGCAGAAGCGGGCCGCGGGCTCCGGGGCCGGGGCGGACCTGCTCACCGAGCTGATCGCCGCGCGCGACGAGGGCGACCGGCTCAGCGAGTTCGAACTGGTCTCGCTGGCCGTCCTGCTGGTCGTCGCCGGGCACGAGACGACCACCAGCCTGATCGGCAACGGCGCGCTCGCGCTCCTCCAGGACGACGCGCTCCGTACCCGCCTGCGGCAGGATCCCGCCCTCATCCCGGACGCCGTGGAGGAACTGCTGCGCTACGACTCGCCGATCACCACGGCCACGTTCCGGTACGCGGCCGAACCGCTCACCCTCGGCGGCGCCGAGATCGCGGCGGGCGACGTCGTCCTGGTCTCGCCGGGCGCCGCCAACCGCGACCCGGCCCGGTTCCCCGACCCGGACGCGGTCACCCCCGGCCGTTCCGCCGGCCACCTCTCCTTCGGCCACGGCCCGCACCACTGCCTGGGTGCGCCGCTGGCCCGCCTGGAGGCGCGGATCGCCTTCCGGGCGCTGCTCACCCGCTTCCCCGGCCTGCGCCTGGCCGTCCCGCCCGGCGAACTCCCGTGGCGCCACACCCGCCTGATGCGCGGCCTGACGCACCTTCCGGTCACCTGGTCGGCGCGGGTCACGGATTGTTGAGGTAGGCGAGGACGGCGAGGACGCGGCGGTTGCCCGCCTCGTCGTCGGTGATGCCGAGCTTGCCGAACATGGACGTGGTGTATTTGCTGATGGCGCTGTCGCTGAGGAACAGCCGCCGCCCGATGGCCTGATTGGACAGTCCTTCGGCCATCAGGGCGAGGACGGCGTGCTCGCGTTCGGTGAGCCCGCCGAGCCGCCGGGTCGCGGAACCACCGGCCAGCAGTTTGGCGATGACGGCCGGGTCCATGGCGGTCCCGCCGCCGGCGACGCGTTCCAGGGCGTCGACGAACTGGCCGCCGTCGAAGACGCTCTCCTTGAGGAAGTAGCCGATGCCGCCGGCGCCGTCGGCCAGCAGCTCGCGGGCGTAGAGCTGCTCCACGTGCTGGGAGAGGATCAGGACCGGCAGTCCGGGCACCTCGGCGCGGGCGGCGAGCGCCGCGCGCAGGCCCTCGTCCGACTGGTCCGGCGGCATCCGGACGTCCACGACGGAGACGTCCGGCCGCCACTTGAGCAGCGCGTCGAGCGTCTCGGGGCCGGTGGCCGCCGTGGCCACCACTTCGTGTCCGTACGCCTCGATGAGGCGCACCATCCCGTCGCGCAGGAGGTAGAGGTCTTCGGCTACGAGGACGCGCATGGCACCATCATCCTCACTCGGGTCGGGCCGCCGTCCGGGCTGGTGATCTCCACGGTGCCGTCGAAGACCGCGAGGCGGCGGCGCAGCCCCTCCAGTCCCCCGCCGGGCCGCATTGCGGCCCCGCCCCGGCCGTCGTCCTCGACCTCCACGGCCAGGCCGGTGTCGTCCTGCGTGAGGGAGATCCGGGCCCGGGTCGCGTGGGCGTGCTTGGCCGCGTTGGCCGCCAGTTCGGCGATGCCGAAGTACAGGGCGGCTTCGACCGGCGGGTCCAGGGGCCCCCGCACATCGGCGTCGACGGTCGTTTCGAGCGGGCTGTCCAGGGCGAAGGCGCGGACGGCGTCGACCAGCCCGCGTTCGTTGAGCACCGGCGGGTTGATGCCCCGGACGAGTTCGCGGAGTTCGGTCAGGGACGCGGTGGCGCCCGCCCGCGCTTCCCGCAGCAGCGCCCTGGCCCGCTCCGGGTCGGTCTCCATCAGCTTCTCGGCGGTCGCCAGGGAGAGTCCGAGCCCGACCAGCCGGGCCTGCGCCCCGTCGTGCAGGTCCCGCTCGATCCGGCGGATCTCGGCGGCCTGCGCGACCGTGGTGTCCGCGCGCTGGGCGGTCAGCTCGTCCACCCGGCCCGCCAGCAGCATCGCGGGCGAGGGGCGCAGGAAGCGGACGGCCACCGGCTCGACGGGCCGCCAGGCGTACGGGGCGGAGGCGATCGCCACGACCAGGCCGAG from Streptomyces albofaciens JCM 4342 encodes the following:
- a CDS encoding Ig-like domain-containing protein, which gives rise to MHVRSARRTVLLSAALAGGALLTACGAEGGSQASDKPAAKVTVTPAAGSKSAALGSPISVKVSGGSLTSVEAKDEKGEKVEGRLSGDGTSWTSNGKVKPATTYTVHTKTKNGDGKESAADASFTTEKADKVNKLTNTPSNGQTVGTGMPISILFDHPVAKDQRAEIQKSLKVTTQPQVEGAWGWVKDWSGKDRIDWRPKDYWPSGTKVSVKGDLGGINSGKDGGWFARDYDFGFTIGPDHKAVIDVPSHTMTLLEDGKPVGTIRGSAGSPQDPTRGGVHTVRSKNAAETMDSSTIGHGNEWMLDSKWVTHLTASGTFLHSAPWNKSIGVVNNSHGCFGMTTSDAKRAYDFLTIGSTVEVKNTTSTKKTDVGNGLEVWQETWEQWQKRSAVK
- a CDS encoding helix-turn-helix domain-containing protein — translated: MGDEDRGPVSLAEKLDRLFQERSRERGRALSANDVATEINIRAGEQVISGNYIWQLRKGKRDNPTKRHIEALAEYFGVPAAHFHDQQDTGAGGASADRSGRPPELLEAMQDAGVIAMAARFMDMSAESRTAVLEMIDRVRKLEGLPDVGGTTGGPAADPAGNPGETWRTAR
- a CDS encoding MAB_1171c family putative transporter, whose translation is MVNVLFLSIAAVLLLAAAYKARPLLRRPRPRGLGALCGFLTGLGASLVFLTPVVGDALSVVYPKLGRLLGNCSTLAAATCISILLLRFNEEPPDADRKARHRLVTLGVVLVAMAVLFFSSPVDDAPGAPTFGELPRTEPLLNIYVLVFTAHLGAAIVDLLRQSLRYSRHAPRTSLRYGLRVIAFGCALGMVYIGYKIVHVVGLWTDAGWLPPEQLCTSLVTPATCTFSVGLPAICSLLLVIGVLLPAIGPALAWPVRRIHLWHLHRGLRPLWAALSAAVPEIRLTATDRMYAAPDAEFRLYRRVIEIRDGMLALRPHRSDEVRRAAEQRLRAAGADARELDAGVEAAVLAAALESRRGGRAPEHAVSAEDATLTRPELTNLIDEARWLRRVSHAFVASGAGPAPAPESRPAAGI
- a CDS encoding cytochrome P450 family protein, whose product is MSHPMESPEFFRDPYPLLAALRARGPVQRVRSGPHGATWLVTGWAEARSALAEPRLSKNTTRYFADKPSKRNLAPAVSATMLATDPPDHTRLRRLAVKAFTPAAVARLEPRVAAITDGLLEAMAVRGDTADLVEDFAVPLPIEVIGDLLGVPREDRPALRRWSNDLFAAGAPDTIDAASHAISDYMAELIAQKRAAGSGAGADLLTELIAARDEGDRLSEFELVSLAVLLVVAGHETTTSLIGNGALALLQDDALRTRLRQDPALIPDAVEELLRYDSPITTATFRYAAEPLTLGGAEIAAGDVVLVSPGAANRDPARFPDPDAVTPGRSAGHLSFGHGPHHCLGAPLARLEARIAFRALLTRFPGLRLAVPPGELPWRHTRLMRGLTHLPVTWSARVTDC
- a CDS encoding response regulator transcription factor gives rise to the protein MRVLVAEDLYLLRDGMVRLIEAYGHEVVATAATGPETLDALLKWRPDVSVVDVRMPPDQSDEGLRAALAARAEVPGLPVLILSQHVEQLYARELLADGAGGIGYFLKESVFDGGQFVDALERVAGGGTAMDPAVIAKLLAGGSATRRLGGLTEREHAVLALMAEGLSNQAIGRRLFLSDSAISKYTTSMFGKLGITDDEAGNRRVLAVLAYLNNP
- a CDS encoding sensor histidine kinase: MRQVVSWASGACVGFVRACAVTVVSMLVPAVWAAAVAWGIWWGAANPWSWVGPLVLVCVGTLALSRPVCRTVRHLVAKWTATTVPAGYRQAAPVTQLSTGYWWNGRSYERTRRDALLDQRTRNRWRDPATWRDLRFTAIVPFTAGVVAAVPPAGIAVAVLGLGRPDLAPRLAGVLGLVVAIASAPYAWRPVEPVAVRFLRPSPAMLLAGRVDELTAQRADTTVAQAAEIRRIERDLHDGAQARLVGLGLSLATAEKLMETDPERARALLREARAGATASLTELRELVRGINPPVLNERGLVDAVRAFALDSPLETTVDADVRGPLDPPVEAALYFGIAELAANAAKHAHATRARISLTQDDTGLAVEVEDDGRGGAAMRPGGGLEGLRRRLAVFDGTVEITSPDGGPTRVRMMVPCASS